A single Lolium perenne isolate Kyuss_39 chromosome 6, Kyuss_2.0, whole genome shotgun sequence DNA region contains:
- the LOC127306883 gene encoding uncharacterized protein, giving the protein MEGSCKQWQQQLAALVLTFLLLAPALVQCAAAEADGEKDGLASPGKTVLPGWTGDSGSGQGSSPDGSWKYEWGWASGPGGKGSGFGYGYGGSGDAGSGGGGGDGGGSRGGSGSGGGGGRGRASGLRNHGYGGRPGNYGGNDAGGYNGQAGGEGAFGDGDGAAGWNKRGRFRGGRAHKKQDDGGKN; this is encoded by the coding sequence ATGGAGGGAAGCTGTAAGCAATGGCAGCAACAGCTAGCGGCGCTTGTGCTCACGTTCCTCCTCCTTGCGCCTGCGTTGGTGCAGTGCGCGGCCGCCGAGGCCGACGGCGAGAAGGACGGGTTGGCGTCGCCGGGGAAGACGGTGCTCCCTGGATGGACAGGCGATTCGGGATCGGGCCAGGGGTCCAGCCCTGACGGGTCCTGGAAGTACGAGTGGGGCTGGGCTTCTGGGCCTGGTGGAAAGGGCTCCGGTTTCGGGTACGGTTACGGCGGCAGTGGTGATGCAGgtagcggcggcggaggaggtgatggtggcggaTCACGTGGTGGCAGTGGCAgtggaggcggcggaggacgTGGAAGAGCGTCAGGTCTACGTAATCACGGATATGGTGGCCGTCCAGGTAACTATGGTGGCAATGATGCTGGGGGCTATAATGGCCAAGCCGGTGGAGAAGGAGCGTTCGGCGACGGAGATGGTGCCGCTGGCTGGAACAAGCGTGGCCGATTCCGCGGCGGAAGGGCACATAAGAAGCAGGACGATGGCGGCAAAAACTGA